A single window of Synechococcus sp. C9 DNA harbors:
- the bioD gene encoding dethiobiotin synthase, with amino-acid sequence MTHSPLGQCLFISGSDTDAGKTVVTAALALTSGQVGVMKLVQAGTGDREYYQKILALDQSPTELNPLYFAAPLAPPLAAQREGRTVDLAQAWQSLTQLRQRFPRVLIEGAGGLGSPVTWEWTAADVCAQWRLPTIVVIPVRLGAIGQAVAQVALARQVGVPLRGLVLNELEPLTPAQRQDWAPVGLIQQLTGVPIVAQFPHVTDIFSPECLKRAALSADMERCWSG; translated from the coding sequence ATGACGCATTCCCCCTTGGGTCAGTGCCTGTTTATCAGTGGGAGTGATACGGATGCGGGGAAAACGGTGGTCACAGCGGCTCTGGCTTTGACCAGCGGGCAGGTGGGGGTGATGAAACTGGTGCAGGCGGGGACGGGCGACCGGGAGTATTACCAAAAAATTTTAGCGTTAGACCAAAGCCCGACGGAATTAAATCCCCTGTATTTTGCCGCTCCCCTGGCTCCCCCCTTAGCGGCACAGCGGGAGGGACGGACGGTGGACTTAGCCCAGGCGTGGCAAAGTTTAACCCAACTGCGGCAGCGGTTTCCCCGGGTATTGATTGAAGGGGCGGGGGGGCTAGGTTCGCCCGTGACCTGGGAGTGGACGGCGGCGGATGTGTGCGCCCAGTGGCGGTTGCCAACCATCGTGGTGATCCCCGTGCGGTTGGGGGCGATTGGGCAGGCGGTGGCGCAGGTGGCTCTGGCTCGACAGGTGGGGGTGCCCCTGCGGGGATTGGTCTTGAATGAACTAGAACCCTTGACCCCAGCGCAACGGCAGGATTGGGCACCGGTGGGGCTGATCCAACAACTGACGGGGGTACCCATCGTGGCACAATTTCCCCATGTGACGGACATCTTTTCCCCAGAATGTCTCAAAAGAGCGGCTCTATCTGCGGATATGGAACGGTGCTGGTCGGGTTAA
- a CDS encoding Uma2 family endonuclease: protein MVSTAPPNVTTDAWVKADWAEFLTVAAQFTDEKARFYYDNHAMRVETTLIGSGHSQANTILTLVVTLYCMAKNIRIVGFTNGSFRQAGVRECQPDLAFYVGDDFQIPPKTSQPIEINEFGAPHLVIEVAATTLNDDLGRKRLLYERLGVQEYWVVDVESGEVIAFAVSDGGSRQIQVSQVLPALPIAIVEQALTQSQIADDRMIHRWLWQTFQQ from the coding sequence ATGGTTAGCACTGCACCCCCAAATGTGACCACCGATGCTTGGGTCAAAGCGGACTGGGCAGAGTTTTTAACTGTGGCGGCTCAGTTTACGGATGAAAAAGCCCGGTTTTACTACGATAACCACGCCATGAGGGTCGAAACCACACTGATTGGGTCAGGACATAGCCAGGCTAATACCATTTTGACCCTAGTTGTGACCCTTTATTGCATGGCAAAAAATATTCGGATTGTCGGCTTTACCAATGGCAGTTTTCGGCAAGCGGGGGTGCGAGAATGTCAGCCTGATTTAGCCTTTTATGTGGGGGATGATTTTCAAATTCCCCCCAAAACTTCCCAACCCATAGAAATTAATGAATTTGGGGCACCCCATTTGGTGATTGAAGTAGCCGCCACCACCCTCAACGATGACCTCGGACGCAAACGTTTATTATACGAACGGTTGGGGGTACAGGAGTATTGGGTGGTGGATGTGGAAAGTGGCGAAGTCATTGCTTTTGCCGTATCCGATGGCGGCAGTCGGCAAATTCAAGTTTCCCAAGTTTTACCCGCCTTACCCATTGCCATTGTGGAGCAAGCTTTAACGCAGAGTCAAATAGCAGATGACCGCATGATCCATCGCTGGTTGTGGCAAACCTTTCAACAGTAA
- a CDS encoding LptA/OstA family protein, with the protein MKGFAIGVLGSLSLLTAMMPLLAQPSPAPNRGGPLTITSDTQEGNARSGIFIARGNVRMVYPSRQVDAVSEMAEYDTRRRIVTLRGNVFVQQENNTLRADVVVYTIDTGKIEALPVPQKQVQSVYMIKENPEKPAPQISPTPAPGATIP; encoded by the coding sequence ATGAAAGGATTTGCCATTGGTGTGTTGGGGAGTCTCAGCTTGCTGACCGCCATGATGCCCCTGTTGGCACAACCTAGCCCCGCCCCCAACCGCGGTGGTCCCTTGACCATCACTTCCGATACCCAGGAAGGGAACGCCCGTTCTGGGATTTTTATCGCCCGGGGGAATGTCCGCATGGTCTATCCCAGCCGCCAGGTGGATGCGGTTTCGGAAATGGCGGAATACGACACCCGTCGCCGGATTGTCACCCTACGGGGGAATGTCTTTGTCCAACAGGAAAACAATACCCTGCGGGCAGACGTGGTGGTTTACACCATTGATACGGGCAAAATCGAAGCCCTACCCGTGCCCCAAAAGCAGGTGCAGTCCGTGTACATGATCAAAGAAAACCCGGAAAAACCCGCCCCCCAAATCAGCCCGACCCCCGCCCCCGGTGCGACCATTCCCTGA
- the apcD gene encoding allophycocyanin subunit alpha-B: MALVAQVILQADEELRYPTSGELQSIRDFFATGEQRLRIASTLAENEKKIIDKAVQQLWQLHPDYILPGGNAYGQRQRALCLRDYGWYLRLISYGIVAGDKAPIESIGLVGVREMYNSLGVPVVGMADAIRCLKTASLALLDAEDADTASDYFDYVIQAMS, from the coding sequence ATGGCTTTAGTCGCACAGGTAATTTTGCAAGCGGATGAGGAGTTGCGTTACCCCACCAGCGGGGAATTGCAGTCCATTCGGGATTTTTTTGCCACCGGTGAACAACGGCTTCGCATCGCCAGCACCCTGGCGGAAAATGAGAAAAAGATTATTGACAAGGCGGTACAACAACTCTGGCAGTTGCACCCGGACTACATCCTCCCCGGCGGCAATGCCTACGGTCAGCGGCAGCGGGCGTTGTGTCTGCGGGATTATGGCTGGTATTTGCGGTTGATCTCCTACGGGATTGTGGCGGGGGATAAGGCCCCCATTGAGAGCATTGGGCTGGTGGGGGTGCGGGAAATGTACAACTCCCTGGGGGTGCCGGTGGTGGGGATGGCGGATGCGATTCGCTGTCTGAAAACCGCTTCCCTGGCGCTGTTGGATGCGGAAGATGCGGATACGGCCAGCGACTACTTTGACTACGTGATCCAAGCCATGTCCTAG
- the csx18 gene encoding CRISPR-associated protein Csx18, with protein MRRNRWLIRRARNFLAALVNGGITFTILLIAPLGLAAVMINTILVMVGTFLGEEITDFLVGILRKSIAGEIEPDHLHTSITRYRDRE; from the coding sequence ATGAGACGTAATCGGTGGTTAATTCGACGGGCGAGAAATTTCCTAGCCGCCCTGGTGAATGGGGGAATTACCTTCACAATTTTATTGATTGCTCCCTTGGGTTTGGCGGCGGTAATGATTAATACAATTCTCGTCATGGTGGGCACTTTTTTGGGGGAGGAAATCACGGACTTTTTGGTGGGAATATTGCGCAAAAGTATTGCCGGGGAAATTGAACCGGATCACCTGCACACCAGTATCACTCGCTATCGTGACCGGGAGTAA
- a CDS encoding leucyl aminopeptidase, translating into MDFLTVTTRPQDWTGDLLCIGFWQDQVELTGDVAEVDSRLGGAVQELITETEFKGKPGSPSVTRLGAGSPVKKLALVGLGKADTVNLEAYRKAAATAAKTAKSQKAHRLGLYFPPSDQPADQVAGAFTEGILLALHQDNRFKSDPEDKPPVLEQVEFLGLDGGAEGITRAQQLVSGVILARELVAAPASLVTPTTLAETALSLAQTYGFNVTILEREDCEGLGMGAFLGVARGSDTPPKFIHLTYTPPVTPHKRLAIVGKGVTFDSGGLNLKTQGGIETMKMDMAGAAAVLGCFKVLGQWQPPVLVHGIIAATENMINGHAMHPGDILTASNGKTIEVNNTDAEGRLTLADALVYAEKLEVDAIVDLATLTGACIVALGDDIAGLWSSQDELAEQLLQASAATGEKIWRMPLEEKYFEGMKSPIADMKNAGGRSAGSITGALFLQQYVQKTPWAHLDVAGPVWSEKGNAYSGAGATGFGVRLLMQWLVSQ; encoded by the coding sequence ATGGACTTTTTGACGGTGACCACCCGCCCCCAGGACTGGACTGGCGATTTACTATGTATCGGCTTTTGGCAAGACCAGGTGGAATTGACCGGCGATGTCGCTGAGGTGGATAGCCGCTTGGGGGGGGCGGTGCAGGAATTGATCACCGAAACCGAATTTAAGGGCAAACCCGGTAGCCCTAGTGTGACCCGATTAGGGGCGGGTAGCCCGGTGAAAAAACTGGCTCTGGTGGGTTTGGGGAAAGCGGATACGGTCAACCTGGAAGCCTATCGTAAAGCGGCAGCCACAGCCGCCAAAACCGCCAAATCCCAGAAAGCCCACCGCCTGGGGTTATATTTTCCCCCCAGTGACCAGCCTGCGGACCAGGTAGCCGGGGCGTTCACCGAAGGCATCCTCCTCGCCCTCCACCAGGACAACCGTTTCAAATCCGACCCGGAAGATAAACCCCCCGTGCTGGAACAGGTGGAATTTCTGGGGCTTGATGGGGGAGCCGAGGGGATTACCCGGGCGCAACAATTGGTGTCGGGGGTCATTTTGGCAAGGGAATTGGTAGCCGCTCCTGCCAGCTTGGTCACCCCTACGACTTTGGCGGAAACCGCCCTGTCCCTGGCGCAGACCTACGGGTTCAATGTCACGATTCTGGAACGGGAGGACTGTGAAGGCTTGGGGATGGGGGCATTTCTGGGCGTGGCACGGGGGTCGGATACGCCCCCCAAATTTATCCATCTCACCTACACCCCACCAGTCACCCCCCACAAACGCCTCGCCATTGTGGGCAAGGGGGTCACCTTTGATTCCGGCGGGTTGAATCTGAAAACCCAGGGCGGTATTGAAACCATGAAGATGGATATGGCTGGTGCCGCCGCCGTTTTGGGCTGTTTCAAGGTCTTGGGGCAATGGCAACCGCCGGTGCTGGTGCATGGGATTATTGCCGCTACGGAAAATATGATCAACGGTCATGCCATGCATCCGGGGGACATTCTCACCGCCAGCAACGGCAAAACCATTGAAGTGAATAACACCGATGCGGAGGGGCGGTTGACCCTGGCGGATGCCCTGGTGTATGCGGAAAAGCTGGAGGTGGATGCCATCGTGGATTTGGCGACCCTGACCGGGGCGTGTATTGTGGCTTTGGGGGATGATATTGCGGGCTTGTGGAGTTCCCAGGATGAACTGGCGGAGCAATTACTCCAGGCATCGGCGGCGACCGGGGAAAAAATTTGGCGGATGCCCTTGGAAGAAAAATACTTTGAGGGCATGAAATCCCCCATCGCTGACATGAAAAACGCGGGCGGTCGCAGTGCCGGTTCCATCACCGGGGCGTTATTTTTGCAACAGTACGTCCAAAAAACCCCCTGGGCGCACCTGGATGTGGCGGGTCCCGTCTGGAGCGAAAAGGGCAATGCCTACTCTGGAGCGGGTGCCACCGGGTTCGGGGTGCGGTTACTAATGCAATGGCTGGTGAGCCAGTAG
- the cas1 gene encoding CRISPR-associated endonuclease Cas1, whose translation MRTLYLSQQGCWVTLKQESLQVLSGRQELYTVPLPTLEQVLIFGHAQMTTQAVRACLSRDIPIAYLSRMGYCYGRVMPLERGYRGLAQRQQSLPEQWRLQTAQRIVRAKLLNSRVVLMRQLRETATESGALAVQSLGYLAMQALQAGSREQLRGIEGAGAAVYFPELGNCLRQPGFMLLTRTRRPPTNPANALLSFGYSVLWNHLFSLIELQDLHPYEGCFHQSNPKHAALVSDLLEEFRAPIIDSLMLSLVNRRIMNSEEDFHYEKGGCFLNESGRKKFLKSFVERMSVKINTEDGTQPFWDVLTQQVRQYKRCIFNPEQRYQPYQIR comes from the coding sequence ATGCGGACGCTTTATCTTTCGCAACAGGGGTGCTGGGTAACGCTTAAACAGGAGTCTTTGCAGGTATTATCTGGCAGACAAGAACTGTACACCGTACCCCTGCCCACCCTGGAGCAGGTCTTAATTTTTGGGCACGCCCAGATGACCACCCAGGCGGTGCGAGCCTGCTTGAGCCGGGATATTCCCATTGCTTATTTGTCCCGGATGGGCTACTGCTACGGGCGGGTCATGCCGCTGGAGCGGGGGTATCGGGGTTTGGCGCAACGGCAACAGTCTCTGCCGGAGCAATGGCGGTTGCAGACGGCTCAGCGGATTGTGCGGGCGAAACTGCTCAATAGTCGGGTGGTATTGATGCGTCAACTGCGGGAAACGGCTACGGAATCAGGGGCACTGGCGGTACAGAGTTTGGGTTATTTGGCTATGCAAGCGTTGCAAGCAGGGAGTCGAGAGCAATTGCGGGGAATCGAGGGGGCAGGGGCGGCAGTCTATTTCCCGGAATTGGGGAATTGCCTACGGCAGCCAGGGTTTATGCTCCTGACTCGGACACGCCGTCCGCCAACCAATCCTGCTAATGCTCTGCTGAGTTTTGGCTATAGCGTCCTGTGGAATCATTTATTTAGCCTGATCGAATTGCAGGATTTACATCCATATGAGGGGTGTTTTCATCAAAGCAATCCCAAACACGCGGCATTGGTTTCTGATTTGTTAGAGGAATTTCGGGCACCGATTATTGACTCATTAATGTTAAGTTTAGTCAATCGGCGTATCATGAATTCTGAGGAGGATTTTCACTATGAAAAGGGGGGATGTTTTTTGAATGAATCGGGGCGAAAAAAGTTTTTGAAAAGTTTTGTGGAGCGGATGTCGGTTAAAATAAATACCGAGGATGGAACCCAGCCTTTTTGGGATGTATTAACGCAACAAGTGCGTCAATATAAACGGTGTATTTTTAACCCAGAACAAAGGTATCAACCCTATCAAATTCGTTAA
- a CDS encoding response regulator translates to MTRKVLVIDDSRVIRMRVKEMMPQEGLELLEARDGVEGMKMIRQHQPNLILLDFILPKKGGWDIFQEIQQDAHLHPIALVIMSGRKEEVVEKIPEPFDYFAFVSKPFEKAELFEAIRLATRFASERLKRQQVAPSPKPVSADVEARVQALEAQVAQLRGELQSLRTWIQERLGG, encoded by the coding sequence ATGACCAGAAAAGTTTTGGTGATTGATGACAGCCGAGTGATTCGGATGCGGGTGAAGGAGATGATGCCCCAGGAAGGTTTGGAACTGCTGGAAGCCCGGGATGGGGTGGAAGGCATGAAAATGATCCGCCAACATCAGCCGAATTTAATTTTGCTGGATTTTATTCTCCCGAAAAAGGGGGGCTGGGACATTTTTCAAGAAATTCAACAGGATGCCCACCTACACCCCATTGCCCTGGTGATTATGTCAGGACGCAAAGAAGAAGTGGTCGAAAAAATCCCGGAACCCTTTGATTATTTTGCCTTTGTTTCTAAACCCTTTGAAAAGGCGGAATTGTTTGAAGCCATCCGGTTAGCCACCCGGTTTGCCAGTGAGCGGCTAAAACGCCAGCAGGTCGCCCCTAGCCCCAAGCCCGTGAGTGCGGATGTGGAGGCACGGGTGCAGGCATTGGAAGCGCAAGTTGCCCAACTGCGGGGGGAATTGCAATCCCTGCGTACCTGGATTCAAGAACGGCTAGGGGGTTGA
- the rimO gene encoding 30S ribosomal protein S12 methylthiotransferase RimO yields MPSRPKVAFTHLGCEKNRIDTEHMLGLLATAGYQVGSDPESADYVIVNTCSFMEAARQESVRTLVELAEADKKIVITGCLAQHFQGELLAAIPEAVALVGTGDYQHIVQVLEEVEQGRKVSQVTAKPTYIADETVPRYRTTCAPVAYLRVAEGCDYRCAFCIIPHLRGDQRSRPIASIVAEAQELADQGVQELILISQITTNYGLDLYGKPHLAQLLYALGEVPVPWIRVHYSYPTGLTPEVLQAFRDVPNVLPYIDLPLQHSHPEILRAMNRPWQQEVNDRLLDQIREKLPDAVIRTTFIVGFPGETAEHFAHLCDFVERHQFDHVGVFTFSAEAGTPAATLPGQVAESVKRQRQKALMQRQQPISLAKHQQYVGRVVEVLIEQENPQTGVKVGRSARFSPEVDGQVYVSGRAELGSIVPVKITQAEVYDLMGTTVIDS; encoded by the coding sequence ATGCCATCCCGTCCCAAGGTTGCCTTTACCCATCTCGGGTGCGAAAAAAATCGCATTGATACCGAACATATGCTGGGGTTGTTGGCGACAGCGGGTTATCAGGTGGGCAGTGACCCGGAAAGTGCGGATTATGTGATTGTCAATACCTGTAGTTTTATGGAAGCCGCCCGGCAAGAATCGGTGCGAACCCTGGTGGAACTGGCGGAAGCGGACAAAAAAATCGTGATCACGGGCTGTCTGGCGCAACATTTTCAGGGCGAATTACTGGCGGCTATCCCCGAAGCGGTGGCGCTGGTGGGGACGGGGGACTATCAACACATTGTCCAGGTGCTGGAAGAGGTGGAACAGGGGCGCAAAGTCTCCCAGGTGACGGCAAAACCCACCTATATTGCGGATGAAACCGTGCCCCGCTATCGTACCACCTGTGCGCCCGTTGCCTATCTGCGGGTGGCGGAGGGCTGTGACTATCGCTGTGCGTTTTGCATTATTCCTCACCTGCGGGGTGACCAACGTTCCCGTCCGATTGCCTCGATTGTGGCGGAAGCCCAAGAATTGGCGGATCAAGGGGTGCAGGAATTGATTTTGATTTCCCAAATCACCACCAACTACGGGCTGGATTTGTACGGGAAACCCCACCTTGCCCAACTCCTTTATGCCCTGGGGGAAGTGCCCGTGCCGTGGATACGAGTGCATTACAGTTACCCTACAGGTCTCACCCCCGAAGTCCTGCAAGCCTTTCGAGACGTGCCTAATGTCTTGCCCTACATTGATCTGCCCCTGCAACATTCCCACCCGGAGATTTTGCGGGCGATGAACCGTCCTTGGCAACAGGAAGTCAATGACCGGCTCCTTGACCAAATCCGGGAAAAACTCCCCGATGCGGTGATTCGGACGACCTTTATCGTGGGATTTCCAGGGGAAACGGCGGAGCATTTTGCCCATTTATGTGATTTCGTAGAGCGACACCAATTTGATCATGTGGGGGTATTTACGTTTTCGGCGGAAGCGGGCACTCCGGCGGCAACACTCCCTGGTCAAGTTGCGGAATCGGTGAAACGACAACGCCAAAAAGCCCTGATGCAAAGGCAACAGCCCATTTCCCTCGCCAAACATCAGCAGTACGTTGGTCGGGTGGTGGAGGTATTGATCGAACAGGAAAACCCGCAAACGGGTGTGAAAGTCGGTCGGTCAGCCCGTTTTTCCCCGGAGGTGGATGGGCAGGTATATGTGTCTGGCAGGGCGGAGTTGGGGTCAATTGTGCCGGTGAAAATCACCCAAGCGGAGGTCTATGACCTCATGGGCACAACCGTCATTGACTCATAA
- a CDS encoding VIT domain-containing protein yields the protein MFSTATAPAGLYTTTGTPIPLRGVDFQVVIRDMGAQVTVSQHFQNEESNPIEAVYSFPLPESAAICGFEVRLGERVITGRVEEKETAFAQYDEAIREGHGAYLVDQDRPNIFTISVGNLLPQQSVVIRISYVQELEMQADRGRFVIPTTISPRYVPAQQLETAPAAELLHINPPRVLGTLPYGLTMRVDMATSSPILGLESPSHPIRFTLQDGRASVELVGENIQLDQDFVLNYTLQKSPEPHILLGKDIGSDGFVVMLNFWPQLETQQQQPQEFIFIIDRSGSMGGESIQQARTALLLCLKSLQPGDQFNIYGFGSTYEKLFERSQPYTAETLATATQHVQRLDANLGGTEIYAALEDALSRVGNLAANVVLLTDGQVGNEPEVIHLAQRYRGRVRIFAFGIGRGVSEHLIRGVARATDGAAEFIFPGERIELKVMQQFYRMGVPYAEQVQVDWGGLSVEVVTPRVWPPLFHNQRWTAYARVSQLCATTVRLQAVLAGQTYTWELPLDPECVDETPVVPLLFARSAIRDWEELPSQGTGSRQRERKEASQQRQEALVNLGCRYQLMSSATSFVAIEQRPDGDKTAEIKLRRVPIALTRGWGGSQIASSMMPSGSRSTIARHAFMARMSPPPTSEENIIVDIDLCQYEVFDETDSDEERLTDEKDNFRLLYELATHQTYEGCWALESQVVNTVNGDANQLKQMATLLNTTPEEAERIIATLFVLRFLKDHFANSELLWQRLAQKAEQWLRHLSTTPPLTDPEPADLVERWQTWFAQQLGA from the coding sequence ATGTTTTCTACTGCTACAGCACCGGCGGGGTTGTACACCACTACGGGCACGCCTATTCCTTTGCGGGGCGTGGATTTTCAGGTAGTCATTCGGGATATGGGTGCCCAGGTGACGGTTTCCCAACATTTTCAAAATGAGGAAAGTAACCCAATTGAGGCGGTTTATTCGTTTCCTTTGCCAGAATCGGCGGCTATTTGTGGGTTTGAAGTGCGGTTGGGGGAACGGGTGATTACCGGACGGGTGGAGGAAAAAGAAACAGCTTTTGCCCAGTACGATGAGGCGATCCGGGAGGGGCATGGCGCCTATTTGGTGGATCAGGATCGCCCGAATATCTTCACAATTTCGGTGGGGAATTTACTGCCGCAACAATCAGTGGTAATTCGTATTTCCTATGTCCAGGAATTGGAGATGCAAGCAGACAGGGGACGGTTTGTCATTCCTACCACAATTTCCCCTCGTTATGTGCCTGCCCAGCAGTTGGAAACGGCTCCTGCCGCTGAATTATTGCATATCAATCCGCCCAGGGTATTGGGGACGTTGCCCTATGGTTTGACCATGCGTGTGGACATGGCAACCAGTAGTCCGATTCTGGGGTTAGAATCTCCTTCTCATCCGATTCGCTTTACCCTCCAAGACGGTCGGGCAAGTGTGGAATTGGTAGGTGAAAACATCCAACTTGACCAGGATTTTGTTTTGAACTACACGCTACAAAAATCCCCTGAACCACACATTCTTTTGGGGAAAGACATCGGTTCCGATGGATTTGTGGTGATGCTGAATTTTTGGCCGCAGTTGGAAACCCAGCAACAGCAACCCCAGGAATTTATTTTTATCATTGACCGCTCAGGTTCGATGGGAGGGGAGAGTATTCAGCAAGCCAGAACTGCCTTGTTGCTGTGTTTGAAATCGCTACAACCGGGGGATCAATTCAATATCTATGGCTTTGGTTCGACCTATGAAAAACTGTTTGAACGCAGTCAACCCTACACAGCGGAAACCCTAGCAACAGCGACTCAGCACGTGCAACGTTTAGATGCGAACCTGGGGGGGACAGAAATTTATGCCGCTTTAGAAGATGCCCTATCTCGTGTGGGCAATTTGGCGGCGAATGTGGTTCTGCTAACGGATGGGCAAGTCGGTAATGAACCAGAGGTAATCCACTTGGCGCAAAGGTATCGGGGGCGGGTGCGTATTTTTGCGTTTGGCATTGGTCGGGGAGTAAGTGAACATTTGATTCGGGGGGTGGCGCGGGCGACAGATGGTGCGGCGGAATTTATCTTTCCAGGGGAGCGCATTGAACTCAAGGTGATGCAACAGTTTTACCGGATGGGGGTGCCCTACGCCGAACAGGTGCAGGTGGATTGGGGTGGCCTGTCGGTGGAGGTCGTGACCCCCAGGGTTTGGCCGCCACTTTTCCATAATCAGCGTTGGACAGCCTACGCCCGAGTCAGTCAATTATGCGCTACGACGGTTCGCTTGCAGGCGGTGCTAGCGGGGCAAACCTACACCTGGGAACTGCCCCTTGACCCGGAGTGCGTGGATGAGACCCCGGTGGTTCCGTTGCTGTTTGCCCGCAGTGCCATTCGGGATTGGGAAGAACTCCCCAGTCAGGGGACGGGTTCCCGACAGCGGGAGCGCAAGGAAGCCTCGCAACAGCGGCAGGAAGCGCTGGTGAATCTGGGTTGTCGGTATCAGTTAATGTCTTCGGCGACGAGTTTTGTGGCGATTGAACAGCGACCCGATGGGGATAAAACCGCAGAAATCAAACTCCGTAGGGTGCCCATTGCGCTCACCCGGGGCTGGGGTGGTTCCCAGATCGCCTCCTCAATGATGCCTTCGGGATCGAGAAGCACAATTGCAAGACATGCCTTTATGGCACGGATGTCTCCTCCCCCAACCAGTGAAGAAAACATTATTGTCGATATTGACCTATGCCAATACGAAGTTTTCGATGAAACAGACTCTGATGAGGAGCGTCTTACCGATGAAAAAGACAATTTCCGATTACTGTATGAACTGGCTACCCATCAGACCTATGAAGGTTGCTGGGCACTGGAGAGTCAGGTTGTGAATACGGTGAATGGGGATGCCAATCAACTCAAGCAAATGGCTACCCTGTTAAATACGACCCCTGAAGAAGCCGAACGGATTATTGCAACCCTTTTCGTTCTTCGTTTTCTAAAAGACCACTTTGCTAATTCAGAATTGCTGTGGCAACGCCTAGCACAAAAAGCGGAACAATGGTTACGCCATCTCAGCACAACGCCACCTTTAACAGACCCTGAGCCTGCTGATTTAGTCGAGCGTTGGCAGACTTGGTTCGCCCAGCAATTGGGAGCGTAA
- the cas2 gene encoding CRISPR-associated endonuclease Cas2, translating to MLLYIVCYDTPSDKRRKKMADLLEGYGRRVQYSVFECVLPPDKYQELKKRLRKRYKEGEDCIRFYPISQHTIGQVELWGGPPLAQEPDSVII from the coding sequence ATGCTACTGTACATAGTGTGCTATGATACGCCTTCCGATAAGCGACGCAAAAAAATGGCAGATTTGTTAGAAGGTTATGGGCGCAGGGTGCAATACAGTGTGTTTGAATGTGTTTTGCCACCAGACAAATATCAAGAATTAAAAAAGCGTTTACGAAAGCGATACAAGGAGGGAGAAGATTGCATTCGATTTTATCCCATTTCGCAACACACTATCGGGCAAGTCGAGTTATGGGGTGGACCGCCACTCGCCCAAGAACCGGATTCGGTGATTATCTAA
- a CDS encoding glycoside hydrolase family protein produces MVRRPGGYSFWTAMVVGMGMGCWPLLQPWLLTRWLSPPLVMRGGDPYVRALMRTITVSEAYGPQGYSRLYGGGHIVNFTRHPDQCVAIRPGWCSTAAGRYQLLSTTWYEKARRYHPQAHGLSFAPEFQDQVVYHWLSDPSAWNLDVAASLRRGELESVLRTLSPTWTSLGYGSESNRLTPLLPWIYRQVLREELAQQQR; encoded by the coding sequence GTGGTGAGGCGGCCAGGGGGTTATTCCTTCTGGACAGCGATGGTTGTGGGTATGGGGATGGGCTGTTGGCCGCTCCTGCAACCCTGGTTGCTCACCCGCTGGCTTTCGCCGCCTTTGGTGATGCGGGGGGGTGACCCCTACGTGCGGGCGTTGATGCGGACGATCACCGTGAGTGAAGCCTACGGCCCCCAGGGGTACAGCCGTCTGTATGGGGGGGGGCACATCGTCAATTTCACTCGCCATCCCGACCAGTGTGTGGCGATTCGTCCCGGTTGGTGTTCTACGGCGGCGGGGCGGTATCAACTGCTTTCTACCACCTGGTACGAAAAAGCCCGGCGTTACCATCCCCAGGCTCATGGTTTGAGCTTTGCACCGGAATTTCAAGACCAGGTGGTGTACCATTGGCTGAGCGACCCCAGTGCCTGGAATCTGGATGTGGCGGCGAGCCTGCGCCGGGGGGAATTGGAGTCGGTGTTGCGTACCCTATCCCCCACCTGGACAAGTTTGGGCTACGGGAGCGAATCCAATCGGTTGACACCCCTGTTGCCTTGGATTTATCGGCAGGTTCTGCGGGAAGAATTGGCGCAACAACAACGATAA